Proteins encoded by one window of Cannabis sativa cultivar Pink pepper isolate KNU-18-1 chromosome 4, ASM2916894v1, whole genome shotgun sequence:
- the LOC115714334 gene encoding probable methyltransferase PMT27 produces MPLQSKSRSNKRSSSSSSYASTITMVVFVGLCFLGVWILTSNSVIPPQATTRTATTDSESNSNSDSEEVQSKPESNLNTEEVQSVNKPETITTTATTTSFEDNPGDLPYEAIKNDDLPKPDQQTTTKVSAEITHLTLTEPNNNVTNSKVEELDQEKNREQRQEDESNDNNNNVEEEKRQQTQQQQEQQSNVENIETEPQIENNNTATTTTQNDPKTTNTEKNDDPSTEQEFSDVTNQDVVVQQQQQQQQQQQQQTQKHDDNGGSNSGTVESFPGGDSSGIPKESKESKKSWSTQAAQSENEKERRKDESDGPDEMYGYTWQLCNVTAGADYIPCLDNEKAVKKLRSTRHFEHRERHCPEEGPMCLVPVPEGYKRPIEWPTSRDKIWYHNVPHTLLAEVKGHQNWVKVTGEFLTFPGGGTQFIHGALHYIDFLQQAVKDIAWGKRTRVVLDVGCGVASFGGFLFDRDVLAMSFAPKDEHEAQVQFALERGIPAISAVMGSQRLPFPSRVFDLVHCARCRVPWHAEGGTLLLELNRVLRPGGYFVWSATPVYQKLEEDVEIWKAMSSLTASMCWELVTIKKDKLNSIGAAIYRKPTSNECYDRRKHKQPSMCKDDDDANAAWYVPLQTCMHRVPVDVAERGTQWPENWPRRLQTPPYWLNDSQMGIYGKPSSQDFAADYEHWKRVVNNSYMSRLGISWSNVRNVMDMRAVYGGFAAAMKDVKIWVMNVVNVDSPDTLPIIYERGLFGIYHDWCESFSTYPRTYDLLHADHLFSKLTKRCKLGPVLAEVDRIVRPGGKLIVRDESRAIGEVENLLKSLHWEVRLTFSKNQEGILSAQKGDWRPKTYAMSS; encoded by the exons ATGCCATTACAGAGCAAATCACGTAGTAACAAGAGGTCATCATCATCGTCCTCTTACGCCTCCACCATAACAATGGTGGTCTTCGTAGGACTCTGTTTTCTAGGCGTTTGGATTCTCACTTCTAATTCTGTTATTCCACCACAAGCCACCACTCGCACCGCCACCACTGATTCCGAATCGAATTCCAACTCTGATTCCGAAGAAGTTCAATCTAAACCCGAATCGAATCTTAATACAGAAGAAGTTCAATCAGTGAACAAGCCAGAAACTATTACTACTACTGCTACTACGACGTCGTTTGAAGATAATCCTGGTGATCTTCCTTATGAGGCTATTAAAAACGACGATCTACCTAAACCAGATCAGCAAACGACAACTAAGGTATCTGCAGAAATAACACATTTGACTTTGACTGAACCCAACAACAATGTTACTAATTCGAAAGTAGAAGAATTAGATCAAGAAAAGAATAGAGAGCAACGACAAGAGGACGAGTCCAACGACAATAACAATAATGTTGAAGAAGAAAAACGACAACAAACCCAACAACAACAAGAGCAACAGAGCAATGTAGAGAACATTGAAACAGAGCCTCAGATTGAGAATAATAATACTGCTACTACAACAACACAAAACGACCCCAAAACGACAAATACTGAGAAAAACGACGATCCATCAACAGAGCAAGAATTTAGTGACGTGACCAACCAAGATGTAGTagtacaacaacaacaacaacaacaacaacaacaacaacaacaaactcAGAAGCATGATGATAATGGTGGGTCGAATTCTGGAACTGTGGAGTCTTTTCCGGGTGGGGACAGTTCAGGGATTCCTAAGGAATCTAAGGAGTCGAAGAAGTCGTGGTCTACTCAGGCGGCTCAGTCGGAGAATGAGAAGGAGAGGAGGAAGGATGAATCGGACGGTCCTGATGAGATGTATGGTTACACGTGGCAACTTTGTAACGTAACTGCAGGAGCTGATTATATACCTTGTTTGGATAACGAGAAAGCGGTTAAGAAACTGCGTTCGACCAGGCATTTCGAGCACCGTGAGAGGCATTGCCCTGAGGAAGGTCCGATGTGTCTCGTTCCTGTCCCGGAGGGTTACAAGAGACCCATCGAATGGCCAACAAGCAGAGACAAG ATATGGTACCATAACGTACCACACACGTTGCTGGCAGAAGTGAAAGGGCACCAAAATTGGGTGAAGGTGACAGGAGAATTCTTGACCTTTCCTGGTGGTGGCACCCAGTTCATACATGGAGCCCTACATTACATTGATTTTCTTCAACAG GCAGTAAAAGATATTGCATGGGGAAAGCGCACTAGGGTGGTATTGGACGTAGGTTGTGGAGTAGCCAGCTTTGGGGGGTTTCTATTTGACAGAGATGTTCTCGCCATGTCTTTTGCTCCAAAAGATGAACACGAAGCTCAAGTTCAGTTCGCCCTCGAAAGAGGAATACCTGCAATTTCGGCTGTCATGGGTTCTCAGAGGCTCCCATTCCCCAGCAGGGTTTTCGATCTTGTTCACTGCGCTCGTTGCAGAGTCCCCTGGCACGCTGAAG GAGGTACGCTTCTTTTGGAATTGAACCGTGTTTTGAGACCCGGGGGATACTTTGTCTGGTCAGCCACACCAGTGTATCAGAAGCTTGAAGAAGATGtagaaatctggaaag CAATGTCTTCACTGACGGCCTCTATGTGTTGGGAGCTTGTGACCATCAAGAAGGACAAGCTGAATTCGATCGGTGCTGCCATCTACCGCAAGCCCACATCCAATGAATGTTATGATAGAAGAAAGCATAAGCAGCCTTCGATGTGTAAGGATGACGATGATGCAAATGCTGCCTG GTACGTACCTTTACAGACATGCATGCACAGAGTCCCAGTTGATGTGGCCGAGAGAGGAACTCAATGGCCTGAGAACTGGCCACGCCGACTGCAGACACCACCATATTGGCTTAATGACTCCCAAATGGGGATCTATGGGAAGCCATCGTCTCAAGATTTTGCTGCTGATTACGAGCATTGGAAACGTGTCGTGAATAATTCTTATATGAGCAGATTAGGCATCAGTTGGTCTAATGTGAGGAATGTGATGGACATGAGGGCTGTTTATGGAGG GTTTGCAGCAGCTATGAAGGACGTTAAAATTTGGGTGATGAATGTGGTGAATGTGGATTCTCCAGATACACTTCCAATAATCTATGAACGAGGTCTTTTCGGAATATACCATGATTGGTGTGAATCCTTCAGTACATACCCTAGAACATATGATCTTCTTCACGCAGATCATCTTTTCTCAAAGTTAACAAAGAG GTGCAAACTTGGTCCGGTGCTGGCAGAGGTTGATAGGATTGTTAGACCGGGAGGCAAATTGATTGTCCGGGATGAGTCCCGTGCAATAGGAGAAGTTGAGAACTTGTTGAAATCTCTGCATTGGGAGGTTCGTTTAACCTTTTCCAAGAATCAGGAAGGAATTCTTAGTGCACAGAAAGGGGATTGGCGACCAAAGACATATGCTATGTCTTCCTGA